Proteins from a single region of Nitrospira sp.:
- a CDS encoding prephenate dehydrogenase/arogenate dehydrogenase family protein gives MAVHFKQVAIIGVGLIGGSLGMILRRKGLADQVVGIGRRVENLKTAVELGAIDRYVADPQEGVRGADLIILATPVDTYDRHLKDWASCLSPGAIVSDVGSVKGLLVEQSEASMPDGVHFVGAHPIAGKEKTGVAAGTDQLFQGARCILTPTSKTNVEALERVRALWQETGSIVLTMDPHLHDQILGAVSHLPHVAAFALITALANLRDREITTLDLAAHSGGGLRDTTRIAASSPEMWRDIFLWNRENVVHFIDAYQESLQEFRRLVHAGDGAGIEKALERAKFEREKLNVRPSVPV, from the coding sequence ATGGCAGTTCATTTTAAACAGGTCGCGATTATCGGAGTGGGTCTGATCGGCGGGTCGCTCGGGATGATCCTGCGCCGCAAGGGGTTGGCCGATCAGGTGGTCGGCATAGGCCGGCGGGTGGAGAATCTGAAGACGGCCGTCGAGTTGGGCGCAATCGATCGCTATGTCGCCGACCCTCAAGAAGGTGTGCGTGGCGCAGATCTCATAATTCTGGCCACCCCGGTCGATACCTACGACCGGCACCTGAAGGACTGGGCCTCGTGCCTTTCCCCGGGGGCGATTGTGAGCGACGTCGGGAGTGTGAAGGGCTTATTGGTCGAACAGTCCGAAGCCAGCATGCCGGACGGCGTCCATTTCGTCGGAGCGCATCCGATTGCCGGAAAAGAAAAAACCGGTGTGGCGGCAGGAACTGATCAGCTGTTTCAGGGGGCGCGCTGCATCCTGACGCCTACCTCAAAAACCAATGTGGAAGCGTTGGAGCGAGTGCGGGCGTTATGGCAGGAGACGGGCTCGATCGTGCTGACCATGGATCCGCATTTGCACGATCAGATTCTGGGCGCCGTGAGTCATTTGCCGCACGTTGCGGCCTTCGCGCTGATCACAGCGTTGGCGAATCTTCGCGACCGTGAAATTACAACCCTCGACTTGGCCGCTCACTCCGGAGGCGGGCTGCGGGATACGACGAGGATTGCGGCGAGTTCTCCTGAGATGTGGCGGGATATCTTCCTCTGGAATCGCGAGAACGTGGTGCACTTCATCGATGCCTATCAGGAATCGCTCCAGGAATTCCGGCGCTTAGTTCATGCGGGTGACGGGGCCGGGATCGAAAAGGCGCTTGAGCGTGCCAAATTCGAGCGCGAGAAATTGAACGTTCGTCCTTCTGTACCGGTGTAA
- the aroF gene encoding 3-deoxy-7-phosphoheptulonate synthase — MIIVLRPDASEREVDHIIDRLRELGLKSQISTGQERTIIGVIGDDRILHNQPLTALPGVESVLPILAPWKLVSREFKKEPTIIDVGGVKIGGKKLVIMAGPCAVERLELTVGIAHEVKAAGASVLRGGAYKPRTSPYSFQGLGREGLDYLLEAKKQTGLPVVSEILDTRDIELFLEKADIIQIGARNMQNFELLKEVGAYDKPVLLKRGLSATIKEFLLSAEYIMSRGNRNVMLCERGIRTFETQYRNTLDLAAIPTLKELSHLPVIVDPSHATGKWQLVAPMSKAAIAAGADGLLIEVHSNPECALCDGEESIKPSKFKELMHDLGNIGRAVGREI; from the coding sequence ATGATTATCGTCTTGAGACCTGACGCATCTGAACGCGAAGTCGATCACATTATCGATCGGCTGCGAGAGTTGGGACTGAAGTCGCAAATCTCCACCGGTCAGGAGCGCACCATCATCGGGGTGATCGGCGACGATCGGATCTTGCACAATCAGCCCCTGACCGCGTTGCCCGGGGTGGAAAGCGTGTTGCCGATTCTCGCTCCCTGGAAACTGGTGAGCCGGGAATTCAAGAAGGAACCGACCATCATCGATGTGGGCGGAGTGAAGATCGGCGGGAAGAAGCTCGTCATCATGGCGGGCCCCTGTGCGGTGGAGCGCCTCGAACTTACGGTCGGGATTGCCCATGAAGTGAAGGCCGCCGGAGCTTCGGTGCTGCGCGGCGGAGCCTATAAACCAAGAACGTCGCCCTATTCCTTCCAAGGCTTGGGCCGTGAAGGGCTGGACTATCTGCTTGAGGCCAAGAAGCAAACGGGGTTGCCGGTCGTCAGCGAGATTTTGGACACGAGAGACATTGAGCTGTTTCTGGAGAAGGCCGATATCATTCAGATTGGCGCCCGCAATATGCAGAATTTCGAACTCCTGAAGGAGGTTGGTGCTTACGATAAGCCGGTGCTGTTGAAGCGCGGATTGTCGGCGACCATCAAGGAGTTTCTCCTGTCGGCGGAGTACATCATGTCGCGCGGCAATCGCAACGTCATGCTGTGTGAACGCGGCATCCGGACGTTTGAAACCCAGTATCGCAATACGCTGGATCTGGCGGCGATTCCGACCCTGAAAGAGCTGTCGCATCTCCCCGTCATTGTCGATCCCAGCCATGCGACAGGGAAATGGCAGCTGGTGGCGCCCATGTCCAAGGCGGCGATTGCGGCTGGGGCTGATGGCCTGTTGATCGAGGTTCATTCCAATCCGGAATGTGCCTTGTGTGACGGCGAGGAATCGATTAAGCCGTCAAAGTTCAAAGAGCTGATGCACGATCTTGGCAATATTGGCAGAGCGGTCGGGCGAGAAATTTAG
- the hisC gene encoding histidinol-phosphate transaminase, with protein sequence MTLRIHPDIASLSPYVPGKPIEELQRELGLARVIKLASNENPLGPSPKALAALVGGHDSLHRYPDGGAYRLRQALADRWKVSLDHIILGNGSDEVLGLLARTFLAPGDEAVMADQTFVIYKMEVTAAHGKAVIVPLVNWTHDLDGMAKAITSKTRLVFLCNPNNPTGTMVAADAVARFMAQVPENVIVVFDEAYLEYVRDPHFPDSLQYVMQGRNAIVLRTFSKIYGLAGLRIGYGITTPEITNCLNRVRPPFNANTLAQRAALAALGDDEHVAKSRAVNAAGMQQLESGLRALGFAAIPSQANFVYFDVKRDGRALFDALLREGVIVRHIEGTMLRVTIGQTDENDAFLTSLKKVLQSK encoded by the coding sequence ATGACACTGCGAATTCATCCAGACATTGCCTCGCTCAGCCCCTATGTTCCGGGGAAGCCGATTGAAGAATTGCAGCGTGAGCTGGGCCTGGCTCGCGTGATCAAGCTCGCCTCGAATGAGAATCCGCTTGGACCATCGCCGAAAGCCCTGGCCGCACTTGTCGGGGGGCATGACAGTTTGCATCGGTATCCGGACGGTGGCGCGTATCGATTGCGTCAAGCGTTGGCCGATCGATGGAAGGTCAGCCTCGATCACATTATTCTCGGCAATGGATCAGACGAAGTCCTCGGCCTGCTGGCCCGGACGTTCCTGGCGCCGGGCGATGAAGCGGTGATGGCCGATCAGACCTTCGTGATTTACAAGATGGAAGTCACGGCCGCTCACGGAAAAGCGGTGATCGTTCCGTTGGTCAACTGGACGCATGATCTCGACGGCATGGCCAAAGCGATCACGTCCAAGACCAGGCTCGTCTTTCTCTGCAACCCCAATAACCCCACCGGCACCATGGTTGCCGCCGATGCCGTTGCCCGGTTCATGGCGCAGGTTCCTGAAAATGTGATCGTGGTCTTTGATGAGGCCTATCTCGAATATGTGCGCGATCCGCATTTTCCGGACAGCCTGCAGTATGTGATGCAGGGGCGGAATGCGATTGTGCTGAGAACGTTCTCGAAAATTTACGGTCTGGCCGGGCTGCGGATCGGGTACGGGATTACGACCCCGGAGATCACGAACTGTCTGAACCGCGTGCGGCCGCCGTTCAATGCCAACACGCTGGCGCAGCGTGCGGCTTTGGCCGCGCTGGGCGACGACGAACATGTGGCAAAGAGTCGAGCCGTGAACGCGGCGGGCATGCAGCAACTCGAAAGCGGTTTACGAGCGCTGGGATTTGCCGCGATTCCCAGCCAGGCGAATTTCGTGTATTTCGACGTCAAGCGCGATGGTCGGGCTCTGTTCGATGCCTTGCTGCGCGAGGGCGTGATCGTGCGGCATATTGAAGGTACGATGCTGCGTGTCACGATCGGGCAGACGGACGAGAATGACGCATTCCTGACCTCGTTGAAGAAAGTCTTGCAGTCGAAGTGA
- the pheA gene encoding prephenate dehydratase, with product MSGDLSGYRKEIDRIDDEILRLLNERSKSVIEIGHIKKAQDADANLHTPAREAAIIERLVGQNTGPFPSEAIRPVYREIMSASLSLEGPQKVAYLGPRATFTHMACMQKFGSSAQYIPVHSIKEVFNEVERGRANFGVVPIENTTEGVVNHTLDMFIDSNLLIYGEVLQEVSHHLMSKSGVVEEVKKICSHPQAIAQCRNWIETHMPHVLVSEVASTARAAEMCQEDTTIAAIASELAAQLYGLKVMKARIEDNLNNFTRFLVLSQKPPQRTGKDKTSLMLSIKDKVGALYDLLRPFASNGISMTKIESRPSRRKAWEYIFFVDVEGHMEEERVNRAIEEIKGRCLFMKILGSYPAHN from the coding sequence ATGTCTGGTGACCTTTCCGGATATCGGAAGGAGATTGATCGTATCGACGATGAGATTCTCCGTCTGCTCAATGAGCGGTCGAAGAGCGTCATCGAGATCGGTCATATCAAGAAAGCCCAGGATGCGGACGCCAATCTGCATACCCCTGCTCGCGAAGCCGCCATTATTGAGCGATTAGTCGGTCAAAATACCGGTCCGTTCCCATCAGAAGCCATCCGTCCCGTGTACCGGGAGATCATGTCGGCGTCCCTCTCGCTGGAAGGTCCGCAGAAGGTGGCCTATCTGGGCCCCCGCGCGACGTTCACGCACATGGCCTGCATGCAGAAATTCGGATCGTCGGCCCAATACATTCCGGTCCACAGTATCAAGGAAGTGTTCAACGAAGTGGAGCGGGGCCGCGCGAATTTCGGCGTCGTGCCGATCGAGAACACGACCGAAGGCGTGGTGAACCACACGCTCGATATGTTCATCGATTCGAACCTCCTGATCTACGGAGAAGTGCTCCAAGAGGTCTCCCACCATCTGATGTCTAAGTCCGGGGTGGTGGAAGAGGTGAAGAAAATCTGTTCGCATCCTCAGGCGATCGCACAATGCCGCAATTGGATCGAGACCCATATGCCGCATGTGCTGGTGTCTGAAGTTGCCAGCACAGCCCGCGCTGCGGAAATGTGCCAGGAAGATACCACCATCGCTGCGATTGCTTCGGAGCTGGCGGCTCAGCTCTACGGGCTCAAAGTGATGAAGGCGCGGATCGAAGATAATCTGAATAACTTCACTCGTTTCCTTGTTCTGTCGCAGAAGCCACCGCAACGCACTGGCAAGGATAAGACATCGCTGATGTTGTCGATTAAAGACAAGGTCGGTGCGCTCTATGATTTGCTCCGGCCCTTTGCCTCAAATGGCATCAGCATGACGAAGATTGAATCACGTCCATCCCGGCGGAAGGCATGGGAGTATATCTTCTTCGTCGATGTGGAAGGCCACATGGAAGAAGAGCGTGTGAATCGAGCGATCGAAGAAATCAAAGGCCGCTGCCTTTTTATGAAGATCCTGGGTTCGTATCCGGCCCACAATTAG